A portion of the Saimiri boliviensis isolate mSaiBol1 chromosome 1, mSaiBol1.pri, whole genome shotgun sequence genome contains these proteins:
- the LOC141581719 gene encoding uncharacterized protein LOC141581719: protein MGPKEAKEIMLSKRNCQQNKNGHLSKDIHGVRGGRAGRSPQGEAKAAAGVGGGNRARGGRARGNGPPAGTAAARGCSSTSRSSRWSCSARPGREAAAGPRGRGRARALHNHQLHQLRPPAQRLRLPQGGAGGAEAGSGPGPGGGGTAGPAPPPLPQPALPPRPAAAARAPPAPDRLQGGQAGGRPGGALPPAQRFPVASSGCASPWPPPPPPRPPPRPRCSTGSRHLRRRFPARAARTRGCRTVSPVTSATWFSPLLLRNFIPRPQYFSHEKFRSDPSSSQNMAELPWNAPRASGDIATFSEKRSCFAASVVRACCPVCLGC, encoded by the exons ATGGGACCTAAGGAAGCGAAAGAGATTATGCTCAGCAagagaaactgtcaacaga acaagaACGGACACTTGTCAAAAGACATTCATGGGGTCCGCGGCGGCCGGGCAGGCAGGAGCCCACAGGGCGAGGCGAAGGCCGCGGCGGGGGTCGGGGGCGGGAATCGAGCACGGGGAGGGAGAG CCCGTGGTAACGGTCCACCCGCTGGGACGGCCGCGGCGAGGGGCTGCTCATCCACCAGCCGCTCTTCGAGGTGGAGCTGCTCAGCCCGCCCGGGccgggaggcggcggcggggccgCGGGGCCGGGGCCGAGCCCGGGCTCTTCACAACCACCAACTTCACCAGCTTCGTCCGCCAGCTCAACGTCTCCGGCTTCCACAAGGTGGTGCAGGGGGGGCCGAGGCCGGgtcggggccggggccggggggcGGTGGGACGGCGGGACCGGCCCCTCCACCACTTCCGCAACCGGCACTTCCGCCGCGGCCAGCCGCAGCTGCTCGTGCACCTCCAGCGCCGGACAGGCTCCAAGGAGGCCAAGCTGGCGGCCGGCCTGGAGGTGCCCTGCCGCCCGCCCAGCGGTTTCCAGTGGCTTCCAGCGGCTGCGCATCACCTTGGCCTCCGCCTCCGCCGCCTCGGCCGCCGCCCCGACCCCGCTGTAGCACCGGGAGCCGCCACCTGCGCCGCAGATTCCCGGCCCGAGCCGCACGGACCAGGGGCTGTAGGACAGTTTCACCGGTCACTTCGGCGACGTGGTTTTCCCCCTTACTCCTACGTAACTTCATCCCACGACCGCAGTACTTTTCCCATGAAAAGTTTAGATCGGACCCCAGTTCCTCGCAGAATATGGCAGAACTCCCTTGGAATGCACCCCGGGCAAGTGGAGACATCGCCACGTTTTCAGAGAAACG ATCCTGTTTTGCTGCctcagtggtgcgtgcctgttgtcccgtctgcttgggatgctga